A DNA window from Megalobrama amblycephala isolate DHTTF-2021 linkage group LG11, ASM1881202v1, whole genome shotgun sequence contains the following coding sequences:
- the LOC125278824 gene encoding protein eva-1 homolog C-like, producing the protein MGHLRMFFPDVSYSLLLLGISCLTGFTKTSQEFSGYLSRVLRNYTEQACDGEFLTVRCPPRTSITVQSAFYGGRDPTHSLQCPSTYSSAGAHSVNDITSCHVSTSLQKMLDECEDRRRCQVLVNSRLFGTDPCPTVSKYLSVQYKCRPNEYKSKVVCEGERLRLGCKTEMQIVVYSAMFGRTQQGTLECPPHHRRAPSVGESSDSFLIFTRFNCESMKVLFSNPCEF; encoded by the exons ATGGGACATTTAAGGATGTTTTTCCCTGATGTCTCATATTCACTGCTGTTGTTGGGAATCTCGTGTCTGACTGGCTTCACTAAGACTTCACAGGAGTTCTCAG GTTATCTGTCCCGTGTGCTGAGGAATTACACCGAACAGGCGTGTGACGGAGAATTCCTGACTGTCCGCTGCCCGCCCAGAACCTCCATCACCGTCCAATCGGCTTTCTACGGCGGACGAGACCCCACCCACTCACTTCAGTGCCCATCCACTTATAGCAGTGCTGGAGCACACTCAGTGAATGACATCACTTCCTGTCATGTGTCAACATCTTTGCAG AAGATGTTGGATGAATGTGAGGACAGGCGGAGATGTCAGGTTCTTGTCAACAGTCGTTTGTTTGGGACGGACCCCTGCCCGACCGTCAGCAAATACCTCAGTGTGCAGTACAAGTGCAGGCCGA ATGAGTATAAGAGTAAAGTGGTGTGTGAAGGGGAGCGGTTGCGCTTGGGCTGTAAGACGGAGATGCAAATCGTGGTTTATTCCGCCATGTTTGGCCGCACGCAGCAGGGCACGCTGGAGTGTCCTCCACACCACCGGAGAGCGCCGTCTGTCGGTGAGAGCTCAGactcatttctcattttcaccAGATTCAACTGTGAATCAATGAAAGTTTTGTTTTCAAATCCTTGTGAATTCTGA